One SAR324 cluster bacterium DNA window includes the following coding sequences:
- a CDS encoding alpha/beta hydrolase encodes MSNKSTFAEGFEAARIQTRGAEINLVHGGAGRPLLLLHGYPQTHMMWHRVAPQLAEEFHVICPDLRGYGDSSKPESTIDHEPYSKREMAKDMVEVMKELGYQQFAVAGHDRGARVLHRMILDHPERVERACVMDIAPTHHMFKTTDQEFATGYYHWFFLIQPNGLPERLIGADPEYYLTEKMGRWSSPDSIFAPEAFAEYLRCFRNPETIHASCEDYRAAASIDLEHDTSDLHLKIECPLLALWGEKGLVHRKYEVLEVWRERANHVSGTALNCGHYLPEESPEQVLDELLPFLRF; translated from the coding sequence ATGAGCAATAAATCAACCTTTGCTGAAGGCTTTGAAGCAGCTCGGATTCAGACCCGGGGAGCGGAAATCAACCTGGTTCATGGAGGGGCAGGGAGGCCTCTGCTGCTGCTTCATGGCTATCCACAAACACATATGATGTGGCACCGCGTAGCTCCACAATTGGCAGAAGAATTTCACGTCATCTGTCCAGATTTGCGTGGTTATGGAGACAGCTCAAAACCAGAGTCTACGATCGATCATGAGCCCTACTCCAAGCGTGAGATGGCCAAGGACATGGTTGAGGTGATGAAAGAGCTTGGCTACCAGCAGTTTGCCGTAGCCGGACACGACCGTGGAGCTCGGGTGTTACACCGGATGATCCTTGATCATCCAGAGCGTGTGGAACGAGCCTGTGTGATGGACATTGCTCCAACTCATCACATGTTCAAGACCACAGATCAGGAATTTGCGACGGGCTACTACCACTGGTTTTTTCTGATTCAGCCCAATGGCCTACCGGAGCGACTGATTGGAGCCGATCCCGAATACTACCTCACTGAGAAGATGGGACGCTGGAGTTCTCCTGATTCCATCTTTGCCCCCGAAGCCTTTGCTGAATACTTGCGCTGCTTCCGAAATCCAGAAACCATTCATGCCTCCTGTGAAGACTATCGAGCAGCTGCAAGTATTGACTTAGAGCATGACACCTCAGATCTGCATCTAAAAATTGAATGTCCCCTGTTGGCACTATGGGGAGAGAAGGGCCTTGTGCATCGTAAGTATGAGGTTCTCGAAGTTTGGCGTGAACGAGCCAACCATGTCAGTGGTACCGCCCTGAACTGTGGACACTACCTGCCAGAGGAATCACCAGAGCAAGTTCTCGATGAACTGCTCCCATTCCTTCGTTTCTGA
- a CDS encoding glutathione S-transferase family protein, with the protein MILYAFPISNFCSKVKIVLRHKQIPHKILPPPSGYGSAEYKQIVPTGKIPGLVDDQLVLSESEAINEYLEEKYPNPVMLPGDPAKRALIRQLSRHHDLAVEPIIRSLFGQVAYQNRNTEVLEAKAAELQKRLNMLAELVDPQPFLLTSELSLADVGYAPTLLLGELMWECFGMSWNLQSRLKEWQQNIQKVPAVSETLQEAREATVTWIASKQG; encoded by the coding sequence ATGATTCTCTACGCCTTCCCCATCAGTAACTTCTGCAGCAAGGTCAAAATTGTCCTGAGACACAAACAGATTCCCCACAAGATCTTACCACCACCGAGTGGGTATGGGTCAGCTGAATACAAGCAGATCGTCCCAACCGGCAAAATCCCAGGATTAGTGGATGATCAATTGGTACTCTCTGAATCAGAAGCCATCAACGAATATCTAGAAGAAAAGTATCCGAATCCTGTAATGCTTCCGGGTGATCCTGCAAAACGGGCTCTGATTCGTCAACTCTCAAGACATCATGATCTTGCAGTGGAACCCATTATCCGCTCCCTGTTTGGCCAAGTCGCTTACCAGAATCGAAACACAGAGGTCTTGGAGGCCAAGGCTGCTGAACTCCAAAAGCGGCTCAACATGTTGGCTGAGTTGGTAGATCCTCAACCGTTCTTGCTGACTTCAGAACTGTCTCTAGCTGATGTGGGGTATGCCCCAACACTACTATTGGGAGAGTTGATGTGGGAGTGCTTTGGAATGTCCTGGAACCTACAGTCACGACTGAAAGAATGGCAGCAGAATATTCAGAAGGTCCCCGCTGTCTCAGAAACTCTTCAGGAAGCCCGCGAAGCCACGGTCACGTGGATTGCCAGCAAGCAAGGATGA
- a CDS encoding multidrug efflux SMR transporter — translation MHYFYLALAILGEVIGTSFLKATEDFTKLWPSLVVVLGYGAAFYFLTLSLKVIPVGIAYATWSGIGIVLITIISIFIYKQVPDWAAIVGMALIIAGVGVIQLFSKTVHP, via the coding sequence ATGCACTATTTTTATCTGGCGCTGGCGATCCTGGGTGAAGTGATTGGGACCAGTTTTCTCAAGGCCACAGAAGACTTCACCAAACTCTGGCCCAGCCTGGTTGTGGTACTTGGCTATGGTGCCGCCTTCTACTTCCTAACCCTCTCCCTGAAGGTGATTCCTGTGGGGATCGCTTATGCCACCTGGTCGGGGATTGGGATTGTGCTGATTACTATCATCTCGATATTTATCTACAAACAGGTCCCCGACTGGGCTGCCATTGTTGGGATGGCCTTGATCATCGCTGGAGTGGGAGTCATTCAGTTATTTTCCAAGACGGTGCATCCTTAG
- the nanR gene encoding transcriptional regulator NanR produces MISIPLKKNHIKRKRLYEEVVERIQQLINSGEIRPGDSLPSERELMEIYGVGRPAIREALLTLQKAGFVSVSGGGRTKVIEPTAEHIVESLSTAAHHWLGHPEGVKNFQAARKFFECGLARYAAQHATEDDLQLLMKALQVNKDSMNNSKLFAQTDVDFHYVLAMIPKNSIFKGIHAAISEWLIDQRHTALSSPGENKIAYQAHKEIAEAIFKKNADLAESLMENHLDQVAEAYWEITKSQEMALKDQNS; encoded by the coding sequence ATGATAAGTATACCGCTAAAAAAGAATCACATAAAAAGAAAACGACTTTACGAAGAAGTTGTTGAGCGAATTCAACAACTGATTAATTCGGGGGAGATTCGGCCAGGGGACTCTTTACCATCAGAGAGAGAACTGATGGAAATTTATGGAGTAGGAAGGCCAGCAATTCGAGAAGCACTCCTTACTTTACAGAAGGCAGGATTTGTTTCTGTGAGTGGGGGAGGGCGAACTAAAGTTATTGAACCAACTGCAGAGCATATTGTTGAATCTTTATCAACGGCAGCACATCACTGGTTGGGGCATCCAGAGGGTGTCAAAAACTTTCAAGCAGCCAGAAAATTCTTCGAGTGTGGTCTTGCGAGATATGCAGCGCAACATGCAACAGAAGATGACCTCCAGCTGTTAATGAAAGCGTTGCAAGTAAATAAGGATTCAATGAATAACTCTAAACTTTTTGCACAAACAGATGTTGATTTTCATTATGTCTTAGCTATGATCCCAAAAAATAGCATATTTAAAGGGATTCATGCTGCTATCTCTGAATGGTTAATAGATCAAAGACATACAGCTTTAAGTTCACCAGGTGAAAATAAGATTGCATACCAAGCCCATAAAGAAATTGCTGAGGCAATTTTCAAGAAAAATGCGGATTTAGCTGAAAGTCTAATGGAAAACCATCTAGATCAGGTTGCTGAAGCTTATTGGGAAATTACAAAAAGCCAGGAGATGGCATTGAAAGACCAAAACAGCTAA
- a CDS encoding aldolase/citrate lyase family protein, protein MSLNYTFLRNLESKELITGIMIFEFFNLGLPKILKECGADFVIYDAEHSGVGIETIKMMVAAGRELDLYPIVRVPSLDQNSISQYLDAGIKGIMVPNVKSAKEAKQIVKLAKYRPIGERGIAFNVAHDHYSPDDPEKKIREANSSNTVIAMIESKEGVENCEEILSVEGIDMGWLGHFDLTDSLGVLGNFQHELFTESVEKVSKAGKLTNKPLGFLDINQSMLLQFRKLGFSVLGYGHEVLVFQKAFKDGIKMMKHLKTGGNM, encoded by the coding sequence ATGAGTTTAAATTATACATTTTTGAGAAATTTAGAATCAAAGGAACTGATTACGGGGATAATGATTTTTGAGTTTTTTAATCTTGGTCTGCCAAAGATTCTCAAAGAGTGTGGTGCAGATTTTGTGATATACGATGCCGAACACAGTGGTGTGGGCATAGAAACAATCAAGATGATGGTAGCAGCAGGAAGGGAGTTAGACCTTTACCCAATTGTCAGAGTGCCTAGTTTAGACCAAAACTCAATATCACAATACCTAGATGCAGGGATCAAAGGCATTATGGTGCCAAATGTTAAATCCGCTAAAGAAGCAAAACAGATAGTGAAACTAGCCAAATATAGGCCAATTGGTGAGAGAGGTATTGCTTTCAATGTTGCGCATGATCATTACAGTCCAGATGATCCAGAAAAAAAGATTCGAGAAGCAAACAGTAGCAATACTGTCATTGCAATGATTGAGAGTAAAGAAGGAGTTGAGAACTGCGAAGAAATTTTGTCAGTTGAAGGAATTGATATGGGATGGCTAGGTCATTTTGACTTAACAGACTCACTGGGAGTGTTAGGTAATTTCCAACATGAATTATTTACTGAAAGTGTAGAGAAAGTTTCTAAGGCAGGTAAATTAACTAATAAACCACTTGGGTTTCTGGATATTAATCAGTCTATGCTACTACAGTTTAGAAAATTGGGTTTTTCGGTACTTGGTTATGGACATGAAGTGTTGGTCTTTCAAAAGGCATTCAAGGATGGGATAAAAATGATGAAACATTTAAAAACAGGAGGAAATATGTAA
- a CDS encoding sugar ABC transporter substrate-binding protein, with translation MRNFILAIAGIVIGTVAHAEILIGFGAPALDGGQRAIMNGFVSKAEEKGWEVIVSNANSDAQQQANQLDNFIAQGVDAIVTVPVDSKAVCSSVERAQDAGILFYTIDRSTIGCKVNMTVQADNYLAGQQAAEELVRLLTVKHSKAKGTVLELQGNMGQNVAQLRGGGFNDVMKKHPDIKVISKPTQWQAENFGQATLDVVGSNAIDGIYYHSDCVGTRPISAALDQLNKNYKRGHKDHIFRVAVDGCSDGLQAIKDGWSDQASSQPLPDFGIIVNWIEKELNNEQIQLGSVIQQGAPWSPAKIFESDSGLMLNLATSNVTSANVYNPALWGNIK, from the coding sequence ATGAGGAATTTCATACTAGCAATTGCAGGTATTGTGATCGGGACAGTAGCCCATGCTGAGATATTGATTGGGTTTGGTGCACCAGCTCTCGATGGTGGACAAAGAGCCATCATGAATGGATTTGTCTCAAAAGCAGAGGAGAAAGGTTGGGAGGTGATCGTATCGAATGCTAATTCAGATGCACAACAGCAAGCAAACCAATTGGACAATTTCATTGCACAGGGGGTCGATGCAATTGTCACGGTACCGGTAGATAGCAAAGCTGTTTGTTCCTCAGTTGAAAGAGCTCAAGATGCTGGGATTCTTTTCTATACTATAGATCGTTCAACCATTGGTTGTAAGGTTAATATGACAGTTCAGGCTGATAATTATTTGGCGGGACAGCAGGCAGCTGAGGAATTGGTCAGGCTTCTCACTGTCAAGCATTCAAAAGCCAAGGGAACAGTCTTAGAACTACAGGGGAATATGGGGCAAAACGTAGCCCAGTTGAGAGGTGGAGGCTTTAACGATGTAATGAAAAAGCACCCTGACATCAAAGTCATTAGCAAGCCAACTCAATGGCAAGCAGAGAATTTTGGTCAGGCTACACTAGATGTCGTGGGATCAAATGCAATTGATGGCATCTATTATCACTCTGATTGTGTGGGAACACGACCAATCTCAGCGGCACTGGATCAACTGAATAAGAACTATAAAAGAGGTCACAAAGACCACATCTTCAGAGTGGCTGTGGACGGCTGCAGTGACGGATTGCAGGCAATCAAGGATGGCTGGAGTGACCAGGCCTCAAGCCAACCACTGCCAGACTTCGGAATCATAGTCAATTGGATCGAGAAAGAACTGAATAATGAGCAGATTCAACTAGGAAGTGTAATCCAGCAAGGAGCACCTTGGTCGCCTGCAAAGATATTCGAAAGTGACTCAGGCTTGATGCTAAATCTAGCAACATCTAATGTCACTTCAGCAAATGTATATAACCCTGCTTTATGGGGTAATATCAAGTAA
- a CDS encoding ABC transporter permease, translated as MRFLNLILNNLIWFLVFSAFIFFSVASDRFLNPVTISNILISISALGFLVLSQSYTFITGNFDLSVESTLAFTAMVAALLIISSENGGLDIGLHYIWAILIMLIIGIKIGLFNGYLITKIKVNNLIVTIAMLFLLRGLTYGISPGTTISFFPDGFRWLGNDSIIKFSIDGYRGKLVIPVSGLLVTLAFIIAFFHTKYTQFGRNMYAIGADKEIARNNGINVDRTIIIVYMIAGLCAAIAGIIIAGRLNSATPTMGHGIIFTVHAAAIIGGMSIYGGRGNVVGAFGGVLLWAILDTGLNIMRVSPFWIEVSRGLLLLLAVLIEAIRNKYQQRILTINKFSRSKVGQEDQFYWKHS; from the coding sequence ATGAGATTCCTCAATTTAATTTTAAACAACCTGATCTGGTTTCTCGTCTTTTCAGCATTTATCTTCTTTTCGGTTGCCTCCGATAGATTCCTTAATCCTGTTACAATCAGTAATATCTTAATCAGTATTTCTGCGTTGGGATTTCTTGTCTTAAGCCAGTCTTACACATTTATTACTGGAAACTTTGATCTATCAGTCGAATCAACCTTAGCTTTTACTGCGATGGTTGCAGCTTTACTGATTATCTCCTCAGAAAATGGTGGACTTGATATTGGATTGCATTACATCTGGGCAATCCTAATTATGCTTATCATCGGAATAAAGATTGGCTTGTTCAATGGTTACCTAATCACAAAGATAAAGGTAAACAATCTAATTGTTACAATTGCAATGTTATTTCTTCTGAGAGGGTTAACATATGGAATTTCTCCAGGTACGACAATCAGCTTTTTTCCAGATGGTTTTAGATGGCTTGGCAATGATTCCATCATCAAATTTAGTATTGATGGCTATCGTGGCAAATTAGTAATACCAGTTTCAGGTCTACTAGTTACATTAGCATTTATAATTGCGTTCTTTCACACAAAATATACACAGTTTGGAAGAAATATGTATGCAATTGGTGCTGACAAAGAAATTGCAAGAAATAATGGTATAAATGTCGATCGCACAATTATAATAGTGTACATGATCGCAGGATTATGTGCAGCTATTGCAGGAATCATAATCGCAGGACGATTAAACAGTGCTACACCAACAATGGGGCATGGAATCATCTTTACTGTACATGCTGCAGCAATTATTGGTGGTATGAGTATTTATGGAGGAAGAGGAAATGTTGTCGGTGCTTTCGGAGGAGTTTTGCTCTGGGCAATTCTGGACACAGGACTCAATATTATGCGTGTTTCACCTTTCTGGATTGAAGTAAGTAGGGGACTTCTACTTCTACTTGCTGTACTCATTGAAGCAATAAGAAATAAATACCAGCAAAGAATTCTAACAATCAATAAATTCTCTCGATCAAAAGTGGGCCAAGAAGATCAATTCTACTGGAAACATAGTTAG